Proteins encoded within one genomic window of Microbacterium sp. LKL04:
- the aceE gene encoding pyruvate dehydrogenase (acetyl-transferring), homodimeric type, producing the protein MTVNDQDPYSQGPQDSDPEETSEWQDSLRQLVDARGASRGREIMLSLLQSSRELHLGVPQVPTTDYINTIPVDSEPEFPGDEEVERRYRSWIRWNAALTVHRAQRPGIGVGGHISTYASSAALYEVGFNHFFRGPDHSSGGDQVFFQGHASPGMYARSFLEGGLSSQQLDGFRQEASAAPHGLPSYPHPRLMPDYWQFPTVSMGLGPINAIYQAMTNKYLTNRGVKDLSDAHVWAFLGDGEMDEVESRGQLQVAANEGLDNLTFVVNCNLQRLDGPVRGNGKIVQELESFFRGAGWNVIKVVWGREWDDLLSRDTEGALLNLMNSTPDGDFQTYKAENGAYVREHFFGRDERAAALVKDYSDEQIWNLKRGGHDYRKVFAAYKAAIEHKGQPTVILAKTVKGYGLGPHFEGRNATHQMKKMTLDDLKLFRDQMHIPLTDAQLEENPYEPPYYHPGAEDETIKYMVERRRALGGTLPQRRSTHTSLSLPDDSVYALPKKGSGTQEVATTMAFVRLLKDLLRSKDFGHRIVPIIPDEARTFGMDAYFPTAKIYNPNGQNYTSVDRELLLAYKESPQGQIMHVGINEAGALAAFTGVGTSYATHGEPLIPVYVFYSMFGFQRTGDAQWAAGDQMARGFIIGATAGRTTLTGEGLQHADGHSHLLASTNPATVSYDPAYGYEIAHIVQSGLERMYGGEHEDPNVMYYITVYNEPIVQPKEPEDVDVDGIVRGIHRVSTGEGEGHRAQILASGVGLAWAHEAQKLLKDDWGVVADVWSVTSWTELRRDGLAADEHNFLHPTDEPKTAYITEKLRDSEGPVVAVSDFMHAVQDQIRQWVPRRYATLGADGFGFSDTRAAARRQFKIDGPSIVVRTLQALAEDGVVDRGLSAQAIEKYRLHDVNAGTSGNAGGEA; encoded by the coding sequence GTGACTGTCAACGATCAGGATCCGTACTCGCAGGGCCCGCAGGACAGCGACCCGGAAGAGACGTCGGAGTGGCAGGATTCCCTGCGCCAACTCGTCGACGCCCGCGGAGCGAGCCGCGGCCGCGAGATCATGCTGAGCCTGCTGCAGAGCTCGCGTGAACTGCACCTGGGCGTCCCGCAGGTCCCCACGACGGACTACATCAACACGATCCCCGTCGACAGCGAGCCCGAGTTCCCCGGCGACGAAGAGGTCGAGCGCCGCTACCGCAGCTGGATCCGCTGGAACGCCGCCCTCACGGTTCACCGCGCGCAGCGCCCCGGCATCGGCGTCGGCGGTCACATCTCGACCTACGCCTCGTCGGCCGCCCTGTACGAGGTCGGGTTCAACCACTTCTTCCGCGGTCCGGATCACTCCAGCGGCGGCGACCAGGTCTTCTTCCAGGGCCACGCCTCCCCCGGCATGTACGCCCGCTCGTTCCTCGAGGGTGGCCTGTCGAGCCAGCAGCTCGACGGGTTCCGCCAGGAGGCATCCGCTGCCCCTCACGGTCTGCCGTCGTACCCGCACCCGCGCCTCATGCCGGACTACTGGCAGTTCCCGACCGTGTCGATGGGTCTCGGTCCGATCAACGCCATCTACCAGGCGATGACGAACAAGTACCTCACCAACCGCGGCGTGAAAGACCTCTCGGACGCTCACGTCTGGGCCTTCCTCGGTGATGGCGAGATGGATGAGGTCGAGAGCCGCGGTCAGCTCCAGGTAGCCGCCAACGAGGGCCTCGACAACCTGACCTTCGTCGTCAACTGCAACCTGCAGCGCCTGGACGGCCCCGTGCGCGGCAACGGCAAGATCGTGCAGGAGCTCGAGAGCTTCTTCCGCGGCGCCGGCTGGAACGTCATCAAGGTCGTCTGGGGCCGGGAGTGGGACGACCTGCTGTCCCGCGACACCGAGGGCGCCCTGCTGAACCTCATGAACAGCACGCCCGACGGCGACTTCCAGACCTACAAGGCCGAGAACGGCGCCTACGTCCGTGAGCACTTCTTCGGCCGCGACGAGCGCGCCGCAGCCCTCGTCAAGGACTACTCCGACGAGCAGATCTGGAACCTCAAGCGCGGCGGTCACGACTACCGCAAGGTCTTCGCGGCGTACAAGGCGGCCATAGAGCACAAGGGCCAGCCGACCGTCATCCTGGCGAAGACCGTCAAGGGCTATGGTCTCGGTCCGCACTTCGAGGGGCGCAACGCGACGCACCAGATGAAGAAGATGACGCTCGACGACCTCAAGCTGTTCCGCGACCAGATGCACATCCCGCTGACGGACGCCCAGCTCGAGGAGAACCCCTACGAGCCGCCGTACTACCACCCGGGTGCCGAGGACGAGACCATCAAGTACATGGTCGAGCGTCGTCGCGCGCTGGGCGGCACGCTCCCGCAGCGTCGCAGCACCCACACCTCGCTGAGCCTTCCTGACGACAGCGTCTACGCGCTGCCGAAGAAGGGGTCGGGCACGCAGGAGGTCGCCACCACGATGGCGTTCGTCCGACTGCTCAAGGACCTGCTGCGCTCGAAGGACTTCGGCCACCGCATCGTCCCGATCATCCCCGACGAGGCGCGCACGTTCGGTATGGACGCGTACTTCCCGACGGCGAAGATCTACAACCCGAACGGGCAGAACTACACGTCCGTCGACCGCGAGCTGCTCCTGGCGTACAAGGAGAGCCCGCAGGGTCAGATCATGCACGTGGGCATCAACGAGGCCGGCGCCCTCGCCGCCTTCACCGGTGTCGGCACGTCCTACGCGACCCACGGCGAGCCGCTCATCCCGGTCTACGTCTTCTACTCGATGTTCGGCTTCCAGCGCACGGGCGACGCCCAGTGGGCCGCCGGCGACCAGATGGCGCGCGGGTTCATCATCGGCGCCACGGCCGGCCGCACCACCCTCACGGGTGAGGGCCTGCAGCACGCCGACGGCCACTCGCACCTGCTCGCCTCGACCAACCCGGCGACCGTCTCGTACGACCCGGCCTACGGCTACGAGATCGCGCACATCGTGCAGTCCGGTCTCGAGCGCATGTACGGCGGGGAGCACGAGGACCCGAACGTCATGTACTACATCACGGTCTACAACGAGCCGATCGTCCAGCCCAAGGAGCCGGAGGATGTCGACGTCGACGGCATCGTCCGCGGCATCCACCGCGTCTCGACCGGTGAGGGCGAGGGGCACCGCGCCCAGATCCTCGCGTCGGGCGTCGGCCTGGCGTGGGCCCACGAGGCGCAGAAGCTCCTCAAGGACGACTGGGGCGTCGTGGCCGACGTCTGGTCGGTGACCAGCTGGACCGAGCTCCGCCGCGACGGCCTCGCCGCCGACGAGCACAACTTCCTGCACCCCACCGATGAGCCCAAGACGGCCTACATCACCGAGAAGCTCCGCGACTCGGAGGGCCCCGTCGTCGCCGTCAGCGACTTCATGCACGCCGTCCAGGACCAGATCCGCCAGTGGGTCCCGCGCCGTTACGCGACGCTCGGTGCCGACGGCTTCGGCTTCTCGGACACACGTGCCGCGGCTCGTCGTCAGTTCAAGATCGACGGTCCGTCGATCGTCGTGCGGACCCTGCAGGCCCTGGCCGAGGACGGCGTCGT
- a CDS encoding amino acid permease — translation MSVLRTKTVEQSIADTEEPEFRLKKSLSALDLTVFGVGVVIGAGIFTLTGRAAHEVAGPAIVISFVVAAIACGLAAMCYAEFASTVPVSGSAYTFSYASLGELFAWIIGWDLILEMFLGASVVAQGWSAYLGSLMEQLGAPIPAAIGYGGSIDLMAVLLVVVLGVLITVGIRESLRVNLVLVAVKLFIVLFVIVAGLMFVNPANYSPFVPDAAPRETASGLTQPLLQFFSGIEPTAFGVGGIFAGAALVFFAYIGFDVVATTAEETKRPQRDLPIGIIASLIICTVLYGAVALVVTGMVPYDKLDPAAALANAFAFHGQTWMATVISAGAVAGLTTVVLTLMIGATRIIFAMSRDALLPRGLAKVHPRFRTPWVISIIVTVVVALVAGLTPVGVLEEMVNIGTLSAFVLVSVGVIVLRRRRPDLERGFRVPLNPWLPALSVIVCVYLMLNLTVETWLRFLIWLALGFVIYFAYSRRHSRLGKGGDLYIDPAAPKLFGRD, via the coding sequence ATGAGCGTGCTGCGCACCAAGACGGTCGAGCAGTCGATCGCCGACACCGAGGAGCCGGAGTTCCGGCTCAAGAAGTCGCTCTCGGCCCTCGACCTCACGGTCTTCGGCGTCGGCGTCGTCATCGGCGCGGGAATCTTCACGCTCACCGGGCGCGCCGCCCACGAGGTCGCCGGTCCCGCGATCGTCATCAGCTTCGTCGTGGCCGCCATCGCGTGCGGGCTCGCCGCCATGTGTTACGCCGAGTTCGCCTCCACGGTCCCCGTGTCGGGGTCGGCCTACACCTTCTCCTACGCATCGCTCGGCGAGCTCTTCGCCTGGATCATCGGCTGGGATCTGATCCTCGAGATGTTCCTGGGGGCGAGCGTCGTCGCGCAGGGGTGGAGCGCCTACCTCGGATCGCTCATGGAGCAGCTCGGCGCCCCAATCCCGGCCGCGATCGGATACGGCGGGTCCATCGACCTGATGGCCGTCCTGCTGGTCGTCGTCCTCGGCGTGCTGATCACCGTCGGCATCCGGGAGTCCCTGCGGGTGAACCTCGTGCTCGTCGCGGTGAAGCTGTTCATCGTCCTGTTCGTGATCGTCGCGGGACTCATGTTCGTCAACCCCGCGAATTACTCCCCCTTCGTGCCCGACGCAGCTCCCCGCGAGACCGCCTCGGGACTCACGCAGCCGCTCCTGCAGTTCTTCTCGGGCATCGAGCCGACCGCGTTCGGCGTCGGCGGCATTTTCGCGGGCGCCGCCCTCGTGTTCTTCGCCTACATCGGGTTCGACGTCGTCGCGACGACGGCGGAGGAGACCAAGCGCCCGCAGCGCGACCTGCCGATCGGGATCATCGCCTCGCTGATCATCTGCACGGTGCTCTACGGCGCGGTCGCACTCGTCGTGACGGGGATGGTTCCCTACGACAAGCTCGACCCGGCCGCAGCGCTCGCGAACGCCTTCGCCTTCCACGGGCAGACCTGGATGGCGACGGTCATCTCGGCGGGCGCCGTCGCCGGTCTCACGACGGTCGTGCTGACCCTCATGATCGGCGCGACGCGCATCATCTTCGCGATGTCGCGCGACGCCCTCCTGCCGCGCGGGCTCGCGAAGGTGCACCCCCGGTTCCGGACGCCCTGGGTGATCTCGATCATCGTCACGGTCGTCGTCGCCCTCGTCGCCGGACTCACGCCGGTCGGGGTGCTCGAGGAGATGGTGAACATCGGCACGCTCTCGGCATTCGTGCTCGTGTCGGTCGGCGTCATCGTCCTGCGCCGCCGTCGCCCCGATCTCGAACGCGGGTTCCGTGTGCCGCTGAACCCGTGGCTGCCGGCGCTGTCGGTGATCGTGTGCGTCTACCTCATGCTCAACCTGACGGTGGAGACGTGGCTGCGCTTCCTCATCTGGCTCGCGCTCGGGTTCGTCATCTACTTCGCGTACTCGCGTCGCCACTCGCGCCTGGGCAAGGGCGGCGACCTGTACATCGACCCCGCGGCGCCGAAGCTCTTCGGCCGGGACTGA
- a CDS encoding zinc ribbon domain-containing protein — protein MKASFTDQRRLLDLADADIAVRRADHARQNPAQAARVKELLSVRATHSAELTRRLGERDDAKAELARIQSDVAVVDARTARDNDLLASTSSAKDAQGLEHEIASLARRKSDLEDAELELMERLEAADAAVAEQEALIASVNEEGARLSAEAKATVAEATTRLDAATRDRAAIAASLPADLVAMYDGLAARGNGAGHLQRRTCGGCHMVLSGTDLNVVRAAAEDDVVTCPECGCILVRDDDSGL, from the coding sequence GTGAAAGCCAGCTTTACCGACCAGCGCCGCCTCCTCGATCTCGCCGACGCCGACATCGCCGTGCGTCGTGCGGATCACGCGCGACAGAACCCCGCGCAGGCCGCGCGTGTGAAGGAGCTGCTGTCGGTGCGGGCGACCCACTCGGCCGAGCTCACCCGCCGCCTCGGCGAGCGTGACGACGCGAAGGCCGAGCTCGCCCGCATCCAGTCCGACGTCGCCGTCGTCGACGCCCGCACGGCGCGCGACAACGATCTGCTGGCGTCGACGTCGAGCGCGAAGGACGCCCAGGGCCTCGAGCACGAGATCGCGTCGCTCGCCCGGCGCAAGAGCGACCTGGAGGACGCCGAGCTCGAGCTCATGGAGCGCCTCGAGGCTGCGGACGCCGCGGTGGCGGAGCAAGAGGCGCTCATCGCTTCGGTGAACGAGGAGGGCGCGCGACTGAGCGCCGAGGCCAAGGCCACCGTCGCCGAGGCGACGACCCGCCTCGACGCCGCGACCCGCGATCGTGCGGCGATCGCCGCATCGTTGCCCGCCGATCTCGTCGCGATGTACGACGGTCTCGCCGCACGCGGCAACGGTGCCGGTCACCTGCAGCGCCGCACGTGCGGCGGTTGCCACATGGTGCTCTCGGGCACCGACCTCAACGTCGTGCGTGCCGCGGCGGAGGACGACGTCGTCACCTGCCCGGAGTGCGGGTGCATCCTGGTCCGCGACGACGACTCCGGGCTCTGA
- a CDS encoding bifunctional 3'-5' exonuclease/DNA polymerase yields the protein MRVHPGPRRRLRALTDPGAPAAAAVPWIVVGAAEERTSLVLLDVDGRPTERVLADATGLADRVRRADESTRWVWSDTSHWYPALIAAGVRVARCHDLRLAHAILRDSALAVDAEALRRATEWDAAASVADDGPSALFDLDPGSREAPHDIEAALAEFERQREVIAAGSPSLRLLVAAESVGALVAAEMHAAGVPWDGRVHDEILTGMLGERDAGGRPPARIVALAAEIRGLLGDPGASLDSQPKLLRALHRVGVAATSTSKWELTEYDHPVVAPLLEYKRLMRMYTANGWAWREEWAPAGRFRPVYVPGGVVTGRWASSGGGALQLPRQLRPAVRADQGWTLVVADVAQLEPRVLAAMSRDAALADSARGTDLYEGIVSRGVVSTRSEAKFALLGAMYGATTGDSGRLVPALRRAYPRAMGLVDDAARVGEEGGVVSTWLGRSSPAPSPGWRELQSRAGVPDATETDRAQARRTARDRGRFTRNFVVQGTAAEWALAWLGDLRARLAALPPVDDADAAPRSGALHSRQAHLAFFLHDEVIVHAPEAHAEQAADAVRLAADAATRLLFGDIPLDFRLDLQVRIDAAKD from the coding sequence GTGCGGGTGCATCCTGGTCCGCGACGACGACTCCGGGCTCTGACCGATCCGGGTGCTCCCGCGGCGGCTGCCGTCCCGTGGATCGTCGTGGGCGCTGCCGAGGAGCGAACCTCCCTCGTCCTGCTCGATGTCGACGGCCGCCCGACGGAACGCGTGCTCGCTGACGCCACCGGCCTCGCGGACCGGGTCCGACGGGCGGACGAGTCCACCCGCTGGGTGTGGAGCGACACCTCGCACTGGTACCCGGCGCTGATCGCGGCGGGGGTCCGCGTCGCCCGCTGCCATGATCTCCGCCTCGCACACGCGATCCTGCGGGACAGCGCGCTCGCGGTCGATGCGGAGGCGCTTCGACGTGCGACGGAGTGGGATGCCGCGGCATCCGTCGCCGACGATGGCCCGAGCGCCCTCTTCGATCTCGATCCCGGCTCCCGCGAGGCGCCGCACGACATCGAAGCCGCCCTCGCGGAGTTCGAACGGCAACGGGAGGTGATCGCCGCCGGCTCGCCGAGCCTTCGACTGCTGGTCGCAGCAGAGTCCGTCGGTGCGCTCGTCGCGGCAGAGATGCATGCGGCCGGCGTGCCGTGGGACGGCCGGGTCCACGACGAGATCCTGACCGGGATGCTCGGCGAGCGGGATGCCGGCGGTCGGCCGCCCGCTCGCATCGTCGCCCTCGCCGCCGAGATCCGCGGACTTCTCGGTGATCCCGGCGCGAGCCTCGATTCGCAGCCGAAGCTCCTGCGGGCGCTGCATCGCGTCGGCGTCGCGGCCACGTCCACGAGCAAGTGGGAGCTCACGGAGTACGACCACCCGGTCGTCGCTCCGCTCCTGGAGTACAAGCGGCTCATGCGGATGTACACGGCGAACGGCTGGGCGTGGCGTGAGGAATGGGCTCCCGCCGGCCGGTTCCGACCGGTGTACGTCCCGGGCGGTGTCGTGACGGGTCGGTGGGCATCGTCGGGCGGCGGCGCCCTGCAGCTGCCGCGGCAGCTCCGGCCCGCCGTGCGCGCCGATCAGGGGTGGACGCTGGTGGTCGCCGACGTCGCCCAGCTCGAGCCGCGTGTCCTCGCGGCGATGTCACGGGATGCCGCCCTCGCCGACAGCGCGCGCGGCACCGATCTCTACGAGGGGATCGTCTCGCGCGGCGTGGTCAGCACCCGCTCCGAAGCGAAGTTCGCCCTGCTGGGAGCGATGTACGGCGCGACGACGGGCGACAGCGGCCGCCTCGTCCCGGCCCTCCGACGGGCATACCCGCGGGCGATGGGTCTCGTGGACGACGCGGCCCGCGTGGGGGAGGAGGGCGGCGTCGTCTCGACCTGGCTCGGGCGGTCCAGCCCGGCTCCCTCGCCTGGATGGCGCGAACTGCAGAGCCGAGCGGGTGTTCCTGACGCGACTGAGACGGACCGCGCCCAGGCTCGACGCACCGCGCGCGATCGGGGCCGGTTCACTCGGAACTTCGTCGTGCAGGGCACGGCCGCCGAGTGGGCTCTGGCGTGGCTGGGAGACCTCCGCGCCCGGCTGGCTGCGCTGCCGCCGGTCGATGACGCGGATGCCGCACCGCGGTCGGGCGCGCTCCACTCACGGCAGGCGCATCTCGCGTTCTTCCTGCACGACGAGGTCATCGTCCACGCACCCGAGGCGCACGCGGAACAGGCTGCGGACGCGGTGCGCCTGGCCGCGGACGCGGCTACCCGGCTCCTGTTCGGCGACATCCCGCTGGACTTCCGCCTCGACCTGCAGGTGCGGATCGACGCGGCGAAGGACTGA